A genome region from Natronosalvus rutilus includes the following:
- a CDS encoding magnesium transporter, with protein sequence MSAREEFVSIYRETLPVLLIALGGGLASGVILENLLASVERFPGLLVMVPVFLATRGNVYGALGGRLASGLHQGLIEPRFSWDERLVNAVVASFVNGIGISVVIAVLTRLALAVLGWESAALWEFLAIMLVSGVLTSTVLIFGLLLVLFGGYKAGYDPDNLVGPIVTTLGDIFGMLFLVFAVTLVGVIA encoded by the coding sequence ATGAGCGCTCGCGAGGAGTTCGTGTCGATCTATCGGGAGACGCTCCCGGTCCTGCTGATCGCGCTCGGCGGCGGGCTCGCGTCCGGCGTCATCCTCGAGAACCTCCTCGCGAGCGTCGAACGGTTCCCCGGGCTGCTCGTGATGGTTCCGGTCTTCCTCGCCACGCGCGGGAACGTCTACGGCGCGCTCGGGGGGCGACTCGCCAGCGGGCTCCACCAGGGGCTGATCGAGCCGCGCTTCTCCTGGGACGAACGCCTGGTCAACGCGGTCGTGGCCTCCTTCGTCAACGGCATCGGCATCTCGGTCGTCATCGCCGTGCTCACCCGACTCGCACTCGCGGTGCTGGGCTGGGAATCCGCGGCGCTCTGGGAGTTTCTCGCCATCATGCTCGTCTCGGGCGTGCTCACCTCGACCGTGTTGATCTTCGGCCTGCTCCTGGTGCTCTTCGGCGGGTACAAGGCGGGCTACGACCCCGACAACCTGGTCGGCCCGATCGTGACGACGCTGGGTGACATCTTCGGCATGCTCTTTCTCGTCTTCGCCGTCACGCTCGTCGGGGTGATCGCCTGA
- the thsB gene encoding thermosome subunit beta yields the protein MQQGQPMIVMSEDSQRVKDRDAQDYNIQAARAVAEAVRSTLGPKGMDKMLVDSMGSVTITNDGVTILQEMDIDNPTAEMIVEVAETQEDEAGDGTTTAVAIAGELLKNAEDLLEQEIHPTAIIKGFHMAAEQAREEIDDIATEIDTTDEDLLKKTAETSMTGKGAEVNKEHLAQLIVDAVSGVTVETDEGDSVVDLEFLNIETQTGRAVDQSELLEGGIVNKDPVHDNMPTEATDANILLLNDPIEVEETDVDTEVSVTDPDQLQKFLDREEKQLKDKVQHIVDLGADVVFCQKGIDDLAQHYLAKEGILAVRRAKKSDLEFLTEVVGASVVSDLESASEDDLGFGDVTRDDEDDLFYVEGDDAHGVTLLLRGSTEHVVDELERGVNDALDVVAQTVSDGRVLAGGGAIEVELASRLRDYADSVSGREQLAVEAFADSLELVPRVLAENAGLDSIDTLVDLRAAHEDGEIRAGLNVFSGDVEDTFEAGVVEPAHAKEQAVTSATEAANLVLKIDDIISAGDLSTDKGDDEGGAPGAGGMGGGMGGMGGMM from the coding sequence ATGCAACAGGGACAGCCGATGATTGTGATGAGCGAGGACTCCCAGCGCGTCAAAGACCGCGACGCGCAGGATTACAACATCCAGGCCGCTCGAGCGGTCGCGGAGGCCGTACGCTCCACACTCGGCCCGAAAGGGATGGACAAGATGCTCGTCGACTCGATGGGATCGGTGACGATCACCAACGACGGGGTCACCATCCTCCAGGAGATGGACATCGACAACCCGACGGCCGAGATGATCGTCGAGGTCGCCGAGACCCAGGAGGACGAGGCGGGTGACGGCACGACTACCGCCGTCGCGATCGCCGGCGAGCTCCTCAAGAACGCCGAGGACCTCCTCGAGCAGGAGATCCACCCGACGGCCATCATCAAGGGCTTCCACATGGCCGCCGAGCAGGCCCGCGAGGAGATCGACGACATCGCGACCGAGATCGACACCACCGACGAGGACCTGCTCAAGAAGACCGCCGAGACCTCGATGACCGGCAAGGGCGCCGAGGTCAACAAGGAACACCTCGCCCAGCTCATCGTCGACGCCGTCTCCGGCGTCACCGTCGAGACCGACGAGGGTGACAGCGTCGTCGACCTCGAGTTCCTCAACATCGAGACTCAGACCGGTCGCGCCGTCGACCAGTCCGAATTGCTCGAGGGCGGCATCGTCAACAAGGATCCCGTCCACGACAACATGCCCACCGAGGCGACGGACGCGAACATCCTCCTGCTGAACGACCCCATCGAGGTCGAAGAGACCGACGTCGACACCGAAGTCTCCGTCACCGACCCCGACCAGCTCCAGAAGTTCCTCGACCGCGAGGAGAAACAGCTCAAGGACAAGGTCCAGCACATCGTCGACCTCGGTGCGGACGTCGTCTTCTGCCAGAAGGGCATCGACGACCTCGCCCAGCACTACCTCGCGAAGGAGGGCATCCTGGCCGTCCGCCGCGCGAAGAAGAGCGACCTCGAGTTCCTGACGGAGGTCGTCGGCGCCTCGGTCGTCTCCGACCTCGAGAGCGCGTCAGAGGACGACCTCGGCTTCGGTGACGTCACCCGCGACGACGAGGACGACCTGTTCTACGTTGAGGGCGACGACGCCCACGGCGTCACCCTCCTGCTTCGCGGCTCCACCGAGCACGTCGTCGACGAACTCGAGCGCGGCGTCAACGACGCCCTCGACGTGGTCGCCCAGACCGTCTCCGACGGCCGCGTCCTCGCGGGCGGTGGCGCGATCGAAGTCGAACTCGCCTCACGCCTGCGCGACTACGCCGACTCCGTCTCCGGCCGCGAGCAGCTGGCCGTCGAGGCATTCGCCGACTCGCTCGAACTCGTCCCCCGCGTGCTCGCCGAGAACGCTGGCCTGGACAGCATCGACACGCTGGTCGACCTCCGCGCGGCCCACGAGGACGGCGAGATCCGCGCCGGCCTGAACGTCTTCAGCGGCGACGTCGAGGACACGTTCGAGGCTGGCGTCGTCGAACCGGCCCACGCCAAAGAGCAGGCCGTGACCTCCGCCACGGAGGCCGCGAACCTCGTGCTCAAGATCGACGACATCATCTCCGCCGGCGACCTGTCGACGGACAAGGGCGACGACGAGGGAGGTGCCCCCGGTGCCGGCGGCATGGGCGGCGGCATGGGCGGCATGGGCGGCATGATGTAG
- a CDS encoding CARDB domain-containing protein encodes MRRRGYLVGLGTGVGVLVSVTDRGLATATDLSVRILETNDPVEAGEYLNVTAEVTNTTASELEVTAEFLVGGDPVGGRWIFQIEGGETRDLEFSHLTYPVRQDVEFPVRVETQDGSDERLVTVTGIDDLPTDRVRPGSQVTVAPGSTVQFETEPDDAESYGGVTHWYVDDDYAGWSMGPWQAEYFGWTGRDYWQYTFDEPGTYTVRASVVQEGANATAEWTVEVAEGGHGGPVVEEVRPAPGRLTVSNEETVELAVDVSDAEGRLEEVVWWLGHADRILEISSVSGSSDTATLAVDGASLCHGCPVIVWVRSSDGTVTTAQPWTPVEPDGGHLHVSIRKSNDPVGAGDPLEFVLDLENVGTEAATREVSMIVGGEVVDARSVTVDSGGTDSLTLGYDTYPVRQDVEFPVWVTTGDDSDHRTVSVYADGVADLEIRILETNAPVAAGEVLSVLAEVENVGTESITRDIHLAAGDRVASERVSLEPGATETLQLGYETYPVRRNVEFLVSVETDGACDRRLVRVYADGLPALVPRIREVNDPVTGGERLEATVELENRSGERATEDVSLVVGGEVVDSASVTVDGGETETLALGYETYPVRQDVEFPITVVAGEERDERTVSVRGVDGGGGEGDDGGSEDNEDGDDGDGEGEDGADEDLEVTFVDCSRVEVTGSFAAGDTIMAHTAFNTDHGIGTTAGEDFVTIGEHVPAPFSGTVIFEIGDDRGVSGDDSSATVTVEDYGVLGTAITGIGGPSAIGPETTHSNPHDCSGSIAPIPPGLKVASVSPAGDGYDVTFGYTNENEVSIIVGSSFTAGTASSQPPNELAAGGGSFTTRWTPRSGDERLEWTVDLSAFGGQEPVRVATQAARTYGDGEEPSSDDGAETDDGGETADGANTDGDGETDGEGSENGDATDETNETSDTGGGQTDGTDAEGSGDGESTDDGTKDTDDNASNDG; translated from the coding sequence ATGCGCCGAAGAGGCTATCTGGTGGGACTCGGAACCGGCGTCGGGGTGCTCGTCTCGGTCACTGACAGGGGGCTCGCGACGGCCACGGACCTGTCGGTGCGGATCCTCGAGACGAACGACCCCGTCGAGGCCGGCGAGTACCTGAATGTCACGGCGGAGGTAACGAACACGACCGCGTCGGAACTCGAGGTCACGGCCGAGTTTCTCGTGGGCGGTGATCCGGTGGGTGGACGGTGGATTTTCCAGATCGAGGGCGGCGAGACCCGCGACCTCGAGTTCAGCCACCTGACCTATCCCGTCCGTCAGGACGTCGAGTTCCCCGTCCGCGTGGAGACGCAAGATGGGAGCGACGAGCGACTCGTCACCGTGACCGGCATCGACGACCTGCCGACCGACCGCGTGCGACCCGGCTCGCAGGTCACGGTCGCACCTGGATCGACGGTCCAGTTCGAGACTGAACCCGACGACGCGGAGAGCTACGGCGGGGTCACGCACTGGTACGTCGACGACGACTACGCCGGCTGGTCGATGGGACCGTGGCAAGCGGAGTACTTCGGCTGGACGGGTCGTGACTACTGGCAGTACACCTTCGACGAGCCCGGCACGTACACCGTTCGAGCGAGCGTCGTCCAGGAAGGGGCGAACGCGACCGCCGAGTGGACCGTCGAGGTCGCCGAGGGCGGGCACGGCGGCCCGGTCGTCGAGGAGGTTCGCCCGGCACCCGGCCGACTCACCGTCAGTAACGAGGAGACGGTCGAACTCGCCGTCGACGTGAGCGACGCGGAGGGACGCCTCGAGGAGGTCGTCTGGTGGCTCGGCCACGCCGACCGCATCCTGGAGATTTCCTCAGTCTCGGGGTCCTCGGACACCGCGACGCTCGCTGTTGACGGGGCCTCGCTCTGTCACGGCTGTCCGGTGATCGTCTGGGTTCGCTCGAGCGACGGCACCGTGACGACGGCCCAGCCGTGGACGCCGGTCGAACCCGACGGCGGCCACCTGCACGTCTCGATTCGGAAGTCGAACGACCCGGTCGGCGCCGGCGACCCCCTCGAGTTCGTCCTCGACCTCGAGAACGTCGGCACGGAGGCGGCGACGCGAGAGGTCTCGATGATCGTCGGCGGAGAGGTGGTCGACGCTCGCTCGGTGACGGTCGATAGCGGTGGGACGGACTCGCTGACGCTCGGCTACGACACCTACCCCGTCCGCCAGGACGTCGAGTTTCCCGTCTGGGTGACGACCGGCGACGACAGCGACCACCGAACCGTCTCGGTGTACGCCGACGGCGTGGCCGACCTCGAGATCCGGATTCTCGAGACCAACGCGCCGGTCGCGGCGGGCGAGGTGCTCTCGGTGCTCGCGGAGGTCGAGAACGTGGGAACCGAATCCATCACGCGAGACATCCACCTGGCTGCCGGCGACCGAGTCGCGAGCGAGAGAGTATCTCTCGAACCCGGCGCGACCGAGACTCTCCAGTTAGGGTACGAGACCTATCCCGTCCGCCGAAACGTGGAATTTCTCGTGTCGGTGGAGACCGACGGGGCCTGCGACCGCCGTCTCGTGCGAGTGTACGCCGATGGACTCCCCGCGCTCGTCCCGCGAATTCGCGAAGTGAACGACCCCGTCACCGGAGGCGAGCGCCTCGAGGCGACGGTCGAACTCGAGAACCGGAGCGGCGAGCGCGCGACCGAGGACGTCTCGCTGGTCGTTGGCGGCGAAGTGGTCGATTCGGCGTCGGTGACCGTCGACGGCGGAGAGACGGAGACGCTCGCGCTGGGCTACGAGACCTACCCCGTCCGTCAGGACGTCGAGTTCCCGATCACCGTCGTCGCGGGTGAGGAACGAGACGAACGGACCGTCTCGGTTCGTGGGGTCGACGGCGGTGGTGGAGAGGGCGACGACGGCGGCAGCGAAGATAACGAAGACGGGGACGACGGGGACGGCGAGGGCGAAGACGGAGCGGACGAGGACCTCGAGGTCACCTTCGTCGACTGCTCGCGCGTCGAGGTTACCGGGAGTTTCGCAGCTGGCGACACGATCATGGCTCACACCGCCTTCAACACCGACCACGGGATCGGAACGACCGCTGGCGAAGACTTCGTCACTATCGGCGAGCACGTCCCCGCCCCCTTCTCCGGCACCGTCATCTTCGAAATCGGCGACGACCGCGGCGTCTCCGGCGACGACTCGAGCGCCACCGTCACCGTCGAGGACTACGGCGTCCTGGGGACGGCGATCACTGGGATCGGCGGCCCGAGCGCGATCGGCCCCGAGACGACCCACTCGAACCCCCACGATTGCAGCGGGTCGATCGCCCCAATTCCGCCGGGGCTCAAGGTCGCGTCCGTCTCACCTGCGGGGGACGGCTACGACGTGACCTTCGGCTATACGAACGAGAACGAGGTATCGATAATCGTCGGGAGTTCGTTCACTGCGGGGACTGCGAGTAGCCAGCCCCCGAACGAACTCGCAGCCGGCGGCGGGTCGTTCACCACCCGGTGGACGCCCCGGAGCGGGGACGAGCGCCTCGAGTGGACGGTCGACCTGTCGGCGTTCGGAGGGCAGGAGCCGGTTCGGGTGGCGACGCAGGCGGCGAGGACGTACGGTGACGGCGAGGAGCCCAGTAGTGACGACGGCGCGGAAACTGACGATGGTGGTGAGACAGCCGACGGAGCGAACACAGACGGCGATGGCGAGACCGATGGCGAAGGTAGTGAAAACGGCGACGCAACCGACGAGACAAACGAGACGAGCGACACAGGAGGTGGCCAAACGGATGGCACAGACGCCGAAGGTAGTGGCGACGGCGAGAGTACCGACGATGGAACCAAAGACACAGACGACAACGCCTCGAATGACGGATAA
- a CDS encoding ABC transporter ATP-binding protein yields MSTEDETPFDAYREHVDRPLWRLFREYGPGRLSWFSIGMVANFLARMASLVPPLVLGAAIDAVFVGEGDYSLPVVPNAWLPTESLEQFWFSIAAIAGAFVAVALFTWIYGVSANLFAHSVMHAVRVDCFRKMQNLDMTFFDDKQTGEVMAVLNNDTQNLERFLDNALMNSARLLVMVGGIAGVLFYLNWQLAAVTLVAVPVMFAFTLWFMRVIEPRYVRQRSSVGWLNTRLENSLSGMDLTKTTASEEYEVSRVRKASKRLFDDTMAVLKLSYVYRPGMELLAGLAFAATFLVGGLWLTNGAAPGPFTGTLSVGDFVIFLFLTQRIVAPLAEVSNIVDQYENAKASSERVFGLRDIPVYVSDPVDPEPLEDVAGRVEYDDVTFSYATGEQRAIGGSEASGDGGLEAGNGGDGDGEADAEIVVEDVSFTAEPGDTVALVGPTGAGKSTVLKLLLRLYDVDDGEIRVDGHDVRDVHLADLRESIGYVSQETFLFDGTIADNIRYGHFDASDEAVREAAKAAQAHEFIEDLPDGYETRVGERGVKLSGGQRQRIAIARTVLQDPEILILDEATSAVDTKTELLIQQSIDRLTEGRTTLAIAHRLSTIREADVILVLEGGRVVERGDHEELLAADGRYATLWEAQAGTLDEALEAMADGGD; encoded by the coding sequence GTGAGTACCGAGGACGAAACCCCGTTCGATGCCTATCGGGAGCACGTCGACCGACCGCTCTGGCGGCTCTTTCGCGAGTACGGGCCCGGTCGGCTGAGCTGGTTCAGCATCGGCATGGTCGCTAATTTCCTGGCCCGAATGGCCAGCCTGGTACCGCCACTGGTGCTTGGGGCGGCCATCGACGCCGTCTTCGTCGGCGAAGGGGACTACAGCCTCCCCGTCGTCCCCAACGCGTGGCTCCCGACGGAGAGCCTCGAGCAATTCTGGTTCTCGATTGCGGCCATCGCAGGCGCGTTCGTCGCCGTCGCCCTCTTTACCTGGATCTACGGGGTGTCGGCGAACCTCTTCGCCCACAGCGTCATGCACGCCGTCCGGGTCGATTGCTTCCGGAAGATGCAGAACCTCGACATGACCTTCTTCGACGACAAGCAGACCGGGGAGGTCATGGCCGTCCTCAACAACGACACCCAGAACTTAGAGCGGTTCCTGGACAACGCGCTGATGAACTCGGCCCGACTGCTCGTGATGGTCGGGGGCATCGCGGGCGTCCTCTTCTACCTGAACTGGCAACTGGCGGCCGTCACCCTCGTCGCGGTTCCGGTGATGTTCGCCTTCACGCTGTGGTTCATGCGCGTCATCGAGCCCCGGTACGTCCGCCAGCGGTCCTCGGTCGGGTGGCTCAACACCCGCCTCGAGAACAGCCTCTCGGGGATGGATCTGACGAAGACGACTGCCAGCGAGGAGTACGAGGTCTCGCGGGTCCGGAAGGCCTCGAAGCGACTGTTCGACGACACGATGGCCGTCCTCAAGCTCTCGTACGTCTATCGACCAGGGATGGAACTGCTCGCCGGCCTCGCCTTCGCTGCGACCTTCCTCGTCGGCGGCCTCTGGCTCACCAACGGCGCGGCGCCGGGCCCGTTCACGGGAACGCTCTCGGTTGGTGACTTCGTCATCTTCCTCTTTCTGACCCAGCGGATCGTCGCCCCGCTCGCGGAAGTCTCGAACATCGTCGACCAGTACGAGAACGCGAAGGCCTCGAGCGAGCGCGTGTTCGGCCTGCGAGACATCCCGGTCTACGTCTCCGACCCCGTCGACCCCGAGCCGCTCGAGGACGTCGCGGGCCGCGTCGAGTACGACGACGTGACGTTCAGTTACGCGACCGGCGAGCAGCGGGCCATCGGTGGGAGCGAGGCGTCCGGCGACGGGGGTCTCGAGGCCGGTAACGGCGGCGACGGTGACGGCGAGGCCGACGCAGAAATCGTCGTTGAGGACGTCTCGTTCACGGCGGAGCCGGGAGACACCGTCGCCCTGGTCGGACCGACCGGCGCCGGAAAGTCGACTGTGCTCAAACTCCTCCTGCGACTCTACGACGTCGACGACGGCGAGATACGGGTCGACGGCCACGACGTTCGCGACGTTCACCTCGCGGACCTCCGGGAGTCCATCGGCTACGTCAGCCAGGAGACGTTCCTCTTCGACGGCACCATCGCGGACAACATCCGATACGGCCACTTCGACGCCTCCGACGAGGCGGTTCGCGAGGCCGCGAAGGCCGCCCAGGCCCACGAGTTCATCGAGGACCTCCCCGACGGCTACGAGACACGGGTCGGCGAACGCGGCGTCAAACTCTCGGGCGGGCAGCGCCAGCGGATCGCCATCGCGCGGACGGTCCTGCAGGACCCCGAGATCCTGATCCTGGACGAGGCGACGAGCGCCGTCGACACGAAGACCGAACTCCTGATCCAGCAGTCGATCGACCGCCTGACGGAGGGGCGGACGACCCTCGCCATTGCCCACCGTCTCTCGACGATTCGCGAGGCTGACGTGATCCTCGTCCTCGAGGGCGGACGGGTCGTCGAACGCGGCGACCACGAGGAACTGCTCGCGGCCGACGGCCGGTACGCGACGCTGTGGGAGGCCCAGGCCGGGACGCTCGACGAAGCGCTCGAGGCAATGGCCGACGGCGGGGATTGA
- the citZ gene encoding citrate synthase yields MADDLKKGLEGVLVAESQLSSIDGDAGRLIYRGYSIEDLAEGASYEEVLYLLWHGQLPDAGELESFTDAMVAERAVDDAILEAVRSLAEADETPMAALRTATSMLSAMESESDVDAEDAEASLRKGRRITAKIPTVLAAFERFRQGEEPVAPDPDLGHAANFLYMFTGEEPDDVAAETFDQALILHADHGLNASTFTAMVIGSTMADVYSSLTGGIGALSGPLHGGANQDVMEVLFEIEESHLDPRDWVEQATDEGRRIPGFGHRVYNVKDPRAKILQRRSEELAETGDDTWYEITTTIEDYLTEEKGLVEKGIAPNVDFYSGSVYYQLGIPIDTYTPIFAMSRAGGWIAHVLEYQRDNRLIRPRARYTGPEDQTFVPLEER; encoded by the coding sequence ATGGCTGACGATCTGAAGAAAGGGCTCGAGGGTGTGTTGGTCGCCGAATCCCAGCTCAGCTCGATCGACGGTGACGCCGGTCGACTGATCTACCGTGGGTACTCGATCGAGGACCTCGCGGAGGGGGCCAGCTACGAGGAGGTACTCTACTTGCTCTGGCACGGCCAGCTCCCCGACGCGGGCGAACTCGAGTCGTTCACCGACGCGATGGTTGCCGAGCGGGCCGTCGACGACGCCATCCTCGAGGCCGTTCGCAGCCTGGCCGAGGCCGACGAGACGCCGATGGCCGCGCTCCGGACCGCGACATCGATGCTCTCGGCGATGGAATCCGAGAGCGACGTCGATGCCGAGGACGCCGAGGCCTCGCTGCGAAAGGGACGGCGGATCACCGCCAAGATCCCGACCGTCCTGGCCGCCTTCGAGCGCTTCCGCCAGGGCGAGGAGCCGGTCGCCCCCGATCCCGACCTCGGGCACGCGGCGAACTTCCTATACATGTTCACGGGCGAGGAACCCGACGACGTCGCCGCCGAGACGTTCGACCAGGCGCTCATCCTCCACGCCGACCACGGCCTGAACGCCTCGACGTTCACCGCGATGGTCATCGGTTCGACGATGGCCGACGTCTACAGTTCGCTGACCGGCGGCATCGGGGCGCTCTCGGGGCCGCTTCACGGCGGGGCCAACCAGGACGTCATGGAGGTCCTCTTCGAGATCGAAGAGAGTCACCTCGATCCGCGCGACTGGGTCGAGCAAGCGACCGACGAGGGCCGTCGCATTCCCGGCTTTGGCCACCGCGTCTACAACGTCAAGGATCCCCGCGCGAAGATCCTCCAGCGACGAAGCGAGGAACTCGCCGAAACCGGCGACGACACCTGGTACGAGATCACCACGACCATCGAGGACTACCTCACAGAGGAGAAAGGGCTCGTCGAGAAGGGCATCGCCCCCAACGTCGACTTCTACTCCGGCTCGGTCTACTACCAGCTTGGGATCCCGATCGACACGTACACGCCCATCTTCGCGATGAGCCGTGCTGGCGGGTGGATCGCCCACGTGCTCGAGTACCAGCGCGATAATCGACTCATCCGCCCACGTGCGCGCTACACGGGTCCCGAGGATCAGACGTTCGTGCCGCTCGAGGAGCGGTAG
- a CDS encoding DUF4397 domain-containing protein produces the protein MPLSRRRTLAALGIAGGTATTSGIVFGRGEHDDDERERDPGDQEANGPSEREAPLTAVRVAHLSPDAPGVDILVDGERVVSGLEYDTLTPYLELEPGTATITVTAADDADTVVFEREYWFGQAFYTVAAIGELETGTIRPHVLIDDGSVLFRAVHGSPDAPAVDLYANDGDNPIVADLAYGETSNYVAVPAAEYALDVRPAGNPGTTVASVDLDLERGGAYTGYAVGALEPDDGDAEFTIRATLDGPMAAPSGR, from the coding sequence ATGCCACTCTCACGACGACGAACGCTCGCCGCTCTCGGCATCGCCGGCGGGACGGCCACGACCAGCGGGATCGTCTTCGGACGCGGGGAACACGACGATGACGAACGGGAACGGGACCCGGGCGACCAGGAGGCGAACGGCCCGAGCGAGCGAGAGGCGCCACTGACGGCCGTTCGCGTCGCCCACCTGTCCCCTGACGCGCCGGGCGTCGACATCCTCGTCGACGGCGAACGCGTCGTCTCGGGCCTCGAGTACGACACCCTTACGCCGTACCTCGAGCTCGAACCGGGCACCGCCACCATCACCGTCACGGCCGCCGACGACGCCGACACCGTCGTCTTCGAGCGCGAGTACTGGTTCGGACAGGCGTTCTACACCGTCGCCGCCATCGGCGAACTCGAGACCGGGACCATCCGCCCGCACGTCCTGATCGACGACGGTTCCGTCCTGTTCCGGGCCGTTCACGGCTCGCCCGACGCGCCGGCCGTCGACCTCTACGCCAACGACGGCGACAATCCGATCGTAGCGGACCTCGCCTACGGCGAGACCTCCAACTACGTCGCGGTCCCGGCCGCTGAGTACGCCCTCGACGTGCGGCCGGCCGGCAATCCTGGGACGACCGTCGCCTCGGTCGACCTCGACCTCGAGCGCGGCGGCGCCTACACCGGGTACGCGGTCGGCGCCCTCGAACCGGACGACGGTGACGCCGAGTTCACCATTCGAGCGACCCTCGACGGCCCGATGGCTGCGCCGAGTGGTCGCTAA
- a CDS encoding DUF7536 family protein: MSSSPDQPDRPPTAALLEALDVKRNAVISLLVGVAFTVAVFAFFVVVPGSNQQSGYLIALAFVLATTSAGTVWIALTVYAAIGLSRELSASE, encoded by the coding sequence GTGTCATCGTCACCGGACCAGCCGGACCGCCCGCCGACGGCGGCCCTGCTCGAGGCCCTCGACGTCAAGCGGAACGCCGTCATTTCGCTGCTCGTCGGCGTCGCGTTTACCGTCGCGGTCTTCGCCTTCTTCGTCGTCGTCCCCGGCTCGAACCAGCAGTCGGGGTATCTGATCGCGCTCGCGTTCGTCCTCGCGACGACCAGCGCCGGAACCGTCTGGATCGCGTTGACGGTGTATGCCGCCATCGGCCTCTCGCGGGAGCTGTCGGCGAGCGAATAG
- a CDS encoding NAD-dependent epimerase/dehydratase family protein — protein MERAMRHSLVTGGAGFVGSHLTESLLEAGETVTVVDDCSNGDREHVSPEAEFVEADLTDPDSLEGLLEDIDRVYHLAASKRVDTDRPYGQFDDNTRMTRTVLEAMADADVTEIVYTSSSTVYGEAPRPTPEDYAPLEPISAYGASKLADEGLLSARAHSHGLTVWNVRFANVVGPRLRGAVIPDFIEKLRDDPETLTILGDGRQEKSYLHVEDCLAAIDHVVAHADAVDADTATSSDAGAMHTFNLGTRTTTSVDRIAAIVADELGVDPTFEYTGGDRGWTGDVPKMRLSIEKLSALGFKPRRSSDEAVRAATRELLAEFE, from the coding sequence ATGGAACGCGCTATGCGCCACTCGCTCGTGACGGGCGGGGCCGGTTTCGTCGGTTCTCACCTGACCGAGTCCCTGCTCGAGGCCGGCGAGACGGTGACGGTCGTCGACGACTGCTCGAACGGCGACCGCGAACACGTCTCGCCCGAGGCCGAGTTCGTCGAGGCCGACCTGACCGACCCCGACTCGCTCGAGGGCCTGCTCGAGGACATCGACCGCGTGTATCACCTCGCGGCCTCGAAACGCGTCGACACCGACCGTCCGTACGGCCAGTTCGACGACAACACGCGGATGACCCGGACGGTCCTCGAAGCGATGGCCGACGCCGACGTCACCGAGATCGTCTACACCTCGTCGTCGACGGTCTACGGCGAAGCGCCCCGGCCGACCCCCGAGGACTACGCGCCGCTCGAGCCGATCAGCGCCTACGGGGCGAGCAAACTCGCCGACGAAGGCCTGCTCTCGGCGCGCGCTCACAGCCACGGGCTCACCGTCTGGAACGTCCGCTTCGCGAACGTCGTCGGTCCGCGCCTGCGGGGGGCCGTGATCCCCGACTTCATCGAGAAGCTTCGGGACGACCCCGAGACGCTCACCATCCTCGGCGACGGCCGCCAGGAGAAGTCCTATCTGCACGTCGAGGACTGCCTGGCCGCGATCGATCACGTCGTCGCCCACGCTGACGCAGTGGACGCGGACACGGCCACCTCGAGCGACGCTGGGGCGATGCACACCTTCAACCTCGGCACCCGGACAACCACCTCCGTCGACCGCATCGCGGCCATCGTCGCCGACGAACTCGGTGTCGACCCGACATTCGAGTACACCGGCGGCGACCGGGGCTGGACCGGCGACGTGCCGAAGATGCGCCTCTCGATCGAGAAACTGTCCGCGCTCGGGTTCAAACCCAGGCGCTCGAGCGACGAGGCCGTCCGCGCGGCCACGCGAGAGCTACTGGCCGAGTTTGAGTAA
- a CDS encoding magnesium transporter, with protein MPSTGDSLGSWSARSIVVTMFPLLIVLSIIVLAAGITLDRAEALLEQYRVLAIMVPTMVGLGGNLGAILSSRLSSRLHLGVATFDVRDTGLWANVAAILALAVTVFTVLAIGSYLLGLVLGFGVALSTLLFIALVSGLSIAVIAVVCSFGATYASYRLGIDPDDLTIPIVTNVVDVFGMLIFVGVSWVVLGF; from the coding sequence ATGCCCTCCACGGGCGACTCGCTAGGCTCCTGGAGCGCCCGATCGATCGTCGTCACGATGTTCCCCCTGTTGATCGTGCTCTCGATCATCGTCCTCGCAGCCGGGATCACCCTGGATCGAGCCGAAGCGCTCCTCGAGCAGTATCGCGTGCTGGCGATCATGGTTCCCACCATGGTCGGACTCGGGGGCAACCTCGGTGCGATCTTGAGTTCGCGACTCTCGAGTCGCCTCCACCTGGGGGTCGCGACGTTCGACGTGCGGGATACCGGCCTTTGGGCCAACGTCGCCGCCATCCTCGCGCTAGCGGTGACGGTCTTCACGGTGCTCGCGATCGGCTCGTACCTGCTCGGTCTCGTGCTCGGTTTCGGCGTCGCGCTTTCGACGCTGCTGTTCATCGCCCTAGTCAGCGGACTCTCGATCGCCGTCATCGCCGTCGTCTGCAGTTTCGGCGCGACGTACGCCTCCTATCGACTCGGGATCGACCCCGACGACCTGACGATTCCGATCGTGACGAACGTCGTCGACGTCTTCGGCATGCTCATCTTCGTCGGGGTCTCGTGGGTCGTGCTCGGGTTCTGA